Proteins from one Deinococcus sp. AB2017081 genomic window:
- the thpR gene encoding RNA 2',3'-cyclic phosphodiesterase, with the protein MKVKVKRGGGGARPPRAERPGAGSEPVVEAEAQQVLNRLSAPEPRPARHDPAGALRPERPATGRSQQVRRGERRTGPVDDGHTPSTYRLFYGLKVPREVAGPLAQAQKHLKGNWRAVRADQMHVTLAYLPAVPPARVPDLRALAQRLAPQFGALDIRLRGTGYFPNEGSPRVWFVKVEAEGLAELAAALRAGVQELGLEIEELPFKGHITLARKKGPAPRVPPLIFDAAWRATGFTLQRSLLQKTGPVYEQAGAYPLRDDPAPTSTPPPDESDLHPTPPDSSSAPQEPT; encoded by the coding sequence ATGAAGGTCAAGGTGAAGAGGGGAGGGGGAGGGGCCCGGCCGCCCCGGGCAGAGCGTCCGGGAGCGGGCTCGGAACCCGTCGTCGAGGCCGAGGCGCAGCAGGTGCTGAACCGCCTGAGTGCGCCGGAGCCCCGGCCGGCGCGGCATGATCCGGCGGGGGCCCTCCGGCCAGAGCGTCCGGCGACGGGGCGATCCCAGCAGGTCAGGCGCGGCGAGCGGCGTACCGGCCCCGTCGACGACGGGCACACCCCCAGCACCTACCGGCTGTTCTATGGCCTGAAGGTGCCACGGGAGGTCGCCGGGCCACTCGCTCAGGCGCAGAAGCACCTCAAGGGCAACTGGCGGGCGGTGCGCGCCGACCAGATGCATGTCACGCTCGCGTACCTGCCGGCCGTCCCCCCGGCCCGCGTGCCGGACCTGCGGGCACTGGCCCAGCGACTTGCGCCGCAGTTCGGGGCGCTGGACATCCGCCTGCGCGGCACCGGCTACTTCCCGAACGAGGGCAGCCCCCGCGTGTGGTTCGTGAAGGTCGAGGCCGAGGGCCTGGCGGAACTCGCCGCCGCCCTGCGGGCCGGGGTTCAGGAACTGGGCCTGGAGATCGAGGAACTGCCCTTCAAGGGCCACATCACGCTGGCCCGCAAGAAGGGGCCTGCCCCCCGCGTGCCGCCCCTGATCTTCGACGCCGCGTGGCGGGCCACCGGCTTCACCCTTCAGCGCAGCCTGCTGCAGAAGACCGGCCCCGTGTACGAACAGGCCGGCGCGTACCCCCTGCGCGACGACCCCGCTCCGACCTCCACGCCACCCCCGGACGAATCTGACCTTCACCCCACCCCGCCCGATTCCAGCAGCGCCCCACAGGAGCCGACATGA
- a CDS encoding type IV pilus modification PilV family protein, giving the protein MRSDATQGITIVEVLVAMLVLGIAMGSVMSGLLANTSVNSRVGNKAEAVRITEEKLEGYRQDGDYTTLSTSLPVTETITRKGMNYTVKTTFCPSDKPTTMVCSKTAVYIRVEVTNGNTELYKADTYYTSFGQE; this is encoded by the coding sequence GTGCGCAGTGACGCCACGCAGGGCATCACGATCGTGGAGGTGCTCGTCGCCATGCTGGTGCTCGGCATCGCCATGGGATCGGTCATGAGCGGCCTGCTGGCGAATACCAGTGTGAACAGCCGGGTGGGCAACAAGGCCGAGGCCGTGAGAATCACCGAGGAGAAACTTGAGGGCTACCGCCAGGACGGCGATTACACCACCCTGAGCACCAGCCTGCCCGTCACCGAGACGATCACCCGCAAGGGAATGAACTACACCGTGAAGACGACCTTCTGTCCATCCGACAAGCCCACCACCATGGTCTGCAGCAAGACCGCTGTCTATATCCGCGTGGAGGTGACGAATGGAAACACCGAACTGTACAAGGCCGATACGTATTACACGTCCTTCGGTCAGGAGTGA
- a CDS encoding prepilin-type N-terminal cleavage/methylation domain-containing protein, producing MTHSLHSRTATHGFTLVELLIGMAILGIIGAMGISSYQSTRNPARDAARTVHAAFFTLRSQAMSNTQARRLVLVNGKDLVLQSALRCSETTQANWTQIGTVSLESATPLVTLTAPTPTTTDTTVPSGTKLVACFTSRGQASTAGSLRIADGKHTYLVQVALGGGVQTSAQ from the coding sequence GTGACCCATTCCCTACACTCCCGCACTGCCACCCACGGCTTCACGCTCGTGGAACTGCTGATCGGCATGGCCATCCTGGGCATCATCGGCGCCATGGGGATCAGCAGTTACCAGTCGACCCGCAATCCTGCACGTGACGCGGCGCGCACGGTACACGCCGCCTTCTTCACCCTGCGCAGCCAGGCGATGTCGAACACGCAGGCCCGGCGGCTGGTGCTCGTGAACGGCAAAGATCTCGTGCTGCAGAGCGCGCTGCGCTGCAGCGAGACCACCCAGGCCAACTGGACGCAGATCGGCACGGTGAGTCTGGAATCGGCCACGCCGTTGGTGACCCTGACCGCGCCCACGCCCACTACCACGGACACCACGGTGCCCAGCGGTACGAAGCTCGTCGCGTGCTTCACGTCGCGGGGACAGGCGAGCACCGCCGGCTCGCTCAGGATCGCGGACGGGAAGCACACATATCTGGTGCAGGTGGCGCTGGGCGGGGGGGTGCAGACCAGTGCGCAGTGA
- a CDS encoding PilW family protein: MSPVIRRAQGFTLVELLIAMALLMVVLTIAFNIFSGSNKLVETDTGRVMAQQNAQTALDLMAADVRQAGENLELDLGISGVEFSDTANSITVRRSIPPQASGIKLARLPLCAVSGTTAQIVGPVPGSSTATARCTYSDGNSDNEDDNVAPWRTYFSAQGGKPQAALLYRPASGSTPALIKSTTVRTIQAQQIETVAGTTVRRVSVVLGTAVPSDFTPANNSLLILVDERRYMLLGTELRLALGGQTDSEAQPMAFGVTDLKLSAALTGPTETVTSMDLTSSFRRVASVSVGLTAQNSGQGKLSTRTFTATIFPRNIETARSTSGAK; the protein is encoded by the coding sequence GTGAGCCCTGTGATCCGGCGCGCCCAGGGCTTCACGCTGGTCGAGCTGCTGATCGCCATGGCCCTGTTGATGGTCGTGCTGACCATCGCATTCAACATCTTCTCCGGCAGCAACAAGCTGGTCGAGACCGACACCGGCCGCGTCATGGCACAACAGAACGCCCAGACGGCGCTGGATCTGATGGCTGCAGATGTCCGTCAGGCCGGCGAGAACCTGGAACTCGACCTGGGGATCTCCGGGGTTGAATTCAGCGACACGGCCAACAGCATTACGGTGCGCCGCAGCATTCCGCCCCAGGCGAGCGGGATCAAGCTCGCCCGCCTGCCGCTGTGCGCTGTGTCTGGAACGACGGCGCAGATCGTGGGGCCGGTGCCGGGATCCAGCACGGCGACCGCCCGCTGCACCTACAGCGACGGCAACAGTGACAACGAGGACGACAATGTCGCGCCGTGGCGCACGTACTTCTCGGCACAGGGTGGTAAACCTCAGGCTGCCCTGCTGTACCGACCGGCGTCCGGCAGCACGCCGGCCCTGATCAAGAGCACCACGGTGCGCACCATTCAGGCTCAGCAGATCGAGACGGTCGCCGGCACCACGGTTCGGCGCGTGAGCGTGGTTCTGGGCACCGCCGTCCCCTCCGATTTCACCCCGGCCAACAACAGCCTGCTGATTCTCGTCGACGAGCGACGCTACATGTTGCTGGGCACCGAACTGCGCCTCGCCCTGGGCGGCCAGACGGACAGCGAGGCGCAGCCGATGGCCTTCGGCGTCACGGATCTCAAGCTCAGCGCGGCCCTGACCGGCCCCACCGAGACCGTCACCAGCATGGATCTCACCAGTTCGTTCAGACGTGTCGCGAGCGTCTCGGTCGGCCTGACCGCCCAGAACTCCGGACAGGGCAAACTCAGTACCCGCACCTTTACCGCCACCATCTTCCCGCGCAATATCGAGACCGCGCGCAGCACCTCGGGAGCCAAATGA
- the recA gene encoding recombinase RecA — translation MSKDNPKEITAAPNDSKERAKAIETAMSQIEKAFGKGSIMKLGAESKLDVQVVSTGSLSLDLALGVGGIPRGRVTEIYGPESGGKTTLALAIVAQAQKAGGTCAFIDAEHALDPVYARALGVNTDELLVSQPDNGEQALEIMELLVRSGAIDVVVVDSVAALTPRAEIEGEMGDSLPGLQARLMSQALRKLTAILSKTGTAAIFINQVREKIGVMYGNPETTTGGRALKFYASVRLDVRKIGQPVKLGNDAVGNTVKVKTVKNKVAPPFKEVELTLMYGKGFDQLSDLVTLASDMDIIKKAGSFYSYGDERIGQGKEKAIAYLSERPQMQDEIRERVMVAIRTGNAPELPTVPAVAE, via the coding sequence ATGAGCAAGGACAACCCCAAGGAGATCACCGCCGCCCCCAACGACAGCAAGGAACGCGCCAAGGCCATCGAGACGGCCATGAGCCAGATCGAGAAGGCCTTCGGCAAGGGCAGCATCATGAAGCTCGGCGCCGAGAGCAAGCTCGACGTGCAGGTCGTGTCCACCGGCAGCCTCAGCCTGGATCTGGCGCTGGGCGTGGGCGGCATTCCGCGCGGCCGCGTCACCGAGATCTATGGCCCGGAATCCGGCGGCAAGACCACCCTGGCGCTGGCCATCGTCGCGCAGGCCCAGAAGGCCGGCGGCACCTGCGCCTTCATTGATGCCGAGCATGCCCTGGATCCCGTGTACGCCCGCGCCCTGGGCGTGAACACCGACGAACTGCTGGTGTCGCAACCCGACAACGGCGAACAGGCCCTGGAGATCATGGAGCTGCTGGTGCGTTCGGGGGCCATTGACGTGGTCGTCGTGGACTCCGTGGCGGCCCTGACCCCCCGCGCCGAGATCGAGGGCGAGATGGGCGACTCGCTGCCCGGCCTGCAGGCACGGCTCATGTCCCAGGCGCTGCGCAAGCTCACCGCAATCCTGTCCAAGACCGGCACCGCCGCCATCTTCATCAACCAGGTGCGCGAGAAGATCGGCGTGATGTACGGCAACCCCGAGACGACCACCGGCGGCCGCGCCCTGAAGTTCTACGCGTCCGTGCGCCTGGACGTCCGCAAGATCGGCCAGCCGGTCAAGCTCGGCAACGACGCCGTGGGCAACACGGTCAAGGTCAAGACCGTAAAGAACAAGGTGGCGCCCCCCTTCAAGGAGGTCGAGCTGACCCTGATGTACGGCAAGGGCTTCGACCAACTCAGTGACCTCGTGACCCTGGCCTCCGACATGGACATCATCAAGAAGGCCGGCAGCTTCTACTCCTACGGCGACGAGCGCATCGGCCAGGGCAAGGAGAAGGCCATCGCGTACCTCAGCGAGCGGCCCCAGATGCAGGACGAGATCCGCGAACGCGTCATGGTCGCCATCCGCACAGGCAACGCCCCGGAGCTGCCCACGGTTCCGGCGGTCGCTGAATAG
- a CDS encoding CinA family nicotinamide mononucleotide deamidase-related protein has protein sequence MLLAEIISVGTELLFGEIVDSNAAFLARELGARGVTLHRKTVLGDNLERLTAAIQTALGRADLVILGGGLGPTDDDLTREAIAAALNETPQEDPHLLAWLEGLYAARGRVMPQINRKQAWLIPSAQALANPVGTAPGWFVTTGGKVVVALPGPPREMQRMWRDQVVPRLPLPSRALVHTTIHTQGIGESNVAELLGELTRTANPSVATYARKTGVDVRVAASADTDAQARALLAPVLGEVRGHLHRWTWGEDADTLAGAVTQVLAGRTLGVVEAGSAGALCTLLADEPGFLDAAVTQDHRRLITLGLTPVTLQGDGLVSGSAALELAAGAREHLGADVGLAVVVQASGEGAGHAHAALYTPELQRTATIDWPGDPAQIRERAAVLALALAYRALRPDGGDA, from the coding sequence ATGCTGCTAGCAGAAATCATCAGCGTGGGCACGGAGCTGCTGTTCGGCGAGATCGTCGACAGCAACGCCGCGTTCCTGGCGCGTGAACTGGGGGCCAGGGGTGTCACCCTGCACCGCAAGACGGTGCTCGGGGACAACCTGGAACGCCTGACCGCCGCCATCCAGACGGCGCTCGGCCGCGCCGATCTGGTCATCCTGGGCGGCGGCCTGGGCCCCACCGACGACGACCTGACGCGCGAGGCCATCGCCGCCGCGCTGAACGAAACCCCGCAGGAAGACCCGCACCTGCTCGCGTGGCTGGAGGGGCTGTATGCGGCCCGTGGGCGCGTCATGCCCCAGATCAATCGCAAGCAGGCGTGGCTGATCCCGTCGGCGCAGGCCCTGGCAAATCCGGTCGGCACCGCGCCCGGCTGGTTCGTGACCACCGGGGGCAAGGTGGTGGTGGCGTTGCCCGGTCCCCCGCGCGAGATGCAGCGCATGTGGCGTGACCAGGTGGTGCCGCGCCTGCCGCTCCCCAGCCGCGCCCTGGTGCACACGACCATCCACACCCAGGGGATCGGCGAGAGCAACGTGGCCGAGCTGCTGGGCGAACTGACCCGGACCGCGAACCCCAGCGTCGCCACCTACGCCCGCAAGACCGGCGTGGATGTCCGCGTGGCGGCCAGCGCCGACACCGACGCGCAGGCCCGCGCCCTGCTCGCGCCCGTGCTGGGCGAGGTGCGCGGACACCTGCACCGCTGGACGTGGGGCGAGGATGCCGACACCCTGGCCGGCGCGGTCACGCAGGTTCTGGCCGGCCGCACCCTGGGCGTGGTCGAGGCCGGCAGCGCCGGGGCCCTGTGCACCCTGCTGGCCGACGAACCAGGCTTTCTGGACGCCGCCGTCACGCAGGATCACCGCCGCCTGATCACCCTGGGCCTCACGCCCGTGACCCTACAGGGCGACGGACTGGTCAGCGGGTCGGCCGCCCTGGAACTCGCTGCCGGTGCCCGCGAGCACCTCGGGGCCGACGTGGGGCTGGCGGTCGTCGTGCAGGCCAGCGGCGAGGGGGCCGGACACGCCCACGCCGCGCTGTACACCCCGGAGCTCCAGCGCACCGCCACCATCGACTGGCCCGGCGATCCGGCCCAGATCCGCGAGCGGGCCGCCGTCCTGGCGCTGGCGCTGGCGTACCGTGCCCTGCGCCCGGACGGGGGAGACGCATGA